One Ranitomeya imitator isolate aRanImi1 chromosome 1, aRanImi1.pri, whole genome shotgun sequence DNA window includes the following coding sequences:
- the LOC138652446 gene encoding uncharacterized protein, translating into MISSSLPPTFEEHLQRLEQVLSRQQKYGLRVKPQKCHLLCTKIEYLGKVVSAEGVRPSQDKIAAVQKWPTPKTVKDVHAFLGLTGHFRRFVEDFTRLANPFQVMLREVSSCTKSKNIRWGKRQEEAFLALKKALTEAPMLAYADFTQPFI; encoded by the coding sequence atgatatcatcgtctttgccccccacctttgaggagcatctgcagagactagagcaagttctgagtcggcAACAGAAATATGGCTTGAgagtgaaaccccagaaatgtcacctcttgtGTACCAAGATTGAATACTTGGGAAAAGTGgtctccgctgagggggtgaggccttcccaggacaagatcgctgcggtacaaaagtggccaactccaaaaactgtaAAAGATGTGCAtgcgttcctgggactcacaggacACTTCAGACGCTTCGTAGAAGACTTTACCCGCCTTGCTAATCCATTCCAGGTGATGTTGAGGGAAGTGTCATCTTGCACCAAAAGCAAGAACATAAGGTGGGGGAAGcgtcaggaggaggcattcttggctttgaagaaggctttgacggaggcccCCATGCTGGCCTATGCTGACTTCACACAACCGTTCATCTAG